A single Eubalaena glacialis isolate mEubGla1 chromosome 18, mEubGla1.1.hap2.+ XY, whole genome shotgun sequence DNA region contains:
- the TAT gene encoding tyrosine aminotransferase: MDPYMIQLHDHGNLPSVLDVHVNIPGRSSVPGKMKGRKARWSVRPSDMSNKTFNPIRAIVDSMKVKPNPNKTMIALSIGDPTVFGNLPTDPEVTQAIKDALDSGKYNGYAPSTGYLSSREEVASYYRCPEAPLEAKDVILTSGCSQAIELCLAVLANPGQNILVPRPGFSLYRTLAESMGIEVKPYNLLPEKFWEIDLKQLESLIDEKTACLVVNNPSNPCGSVFSRSHLQKILAVAARQCVPILADEIYGDMVFSDSKFEPLATLSSNVPILSCGGLAKRWLVPGWRMGWILIHDRRDIFGNEIRDGLVKLSQRILGPCTLVQGALKSILHRTPQEFYHNTLSFLKSNADLCYGALAAIPGLRPIRPSGAMYLMVGIEMEHFPEFENDVEFTEQLFAEQSVHCLPATCFEYPNFFRVVITIPEVMMLEACSRIQEFCEQHHHCAEGSQEECDK, encoded by the exons ATGGACCCATACATGATTCAGTTGCACGACCATGGCAACCTCCCCTCAGTGCTGGATGTGCATGTCAACATCCCTGGGAGAAGCTCTGTGCCGGGAAAAATGAAAGGCAGGAAGGCCAGATGGTCTGTGAGGCCCTCGGACATGTCCAACAAAACTTTCAATCCCATCCGGGCCATTGTGGACAGCATGAAGGTGAAGCCAAATCCAAACAAGACCATGATTGCTCTGTCAATTG GGGACCCTACTGTGTTTGGAAACCTGCCTACAGATCCTGAAGTTACCCAAGCAATAAAAGATGCCCTTGACTCGGGGAAGTATAACGGCTATGCCCCCTCCACTG GCTACTTATCGAGTCGGGAGGAGGTTGCTTCTTATTACCGCTGTCCCGAGGCACCCCTGGAAGCTAAG GATGTCATTCTAACAAGTGGCTGCAGTCAGGCTATTGAACTTTGTTTAGCTGTGCTGGCCAACCCAGGGCAAAACATCCTAGTTCCCAGACCTGGCTTCTCTCTCTACAGGACTCTGGCTGAATCTATGGGAATCGAGGTCAAACCCTACAATTTATTG ccAGAGAAGTTTTGGGAAATTGACCTGAAACAACTGGAATCTCTGATTGATGAAAAGACAGCTTGTCTCGTTGTCAATAATCCATCAAACCCTTGTGGGTCAGTGTTCAGTAGAAGTCATCTCCAGAAAATTTTGGCAG TGGCTGCAAGGCAGTGTGTCCCCATCTTAGCTGATGAGATCTATGGAGACATG GTGTTTTCAGATTCCAAATTTGAACCTCTAGCCACCCTCAGCAGCAACGTCCCCATCCTgtcctgtggagggctggccaaGCGCTGGCTGGTTCCTGGCTGGAGGATGGGCTGGATCCTCATCCATGACCGAAGAGATATTTTTGGCAATGAG ATCCGAGATGGGCTGGTGAAGCTGAGTCAGCGGATCCTGGGACCCTGCACCCTTGTCCAGGGAGCTCTGAAAAGTATCCTGCATCGCACCCCTCAAGAGTTCTACCACAACACTCTAAGCTTCCTCAAG TCCAATGCGGATCTCTGCTATGGGGCATTGGCTGCCATCCCTGGACTCCGGCCCATCCGCCCTTCTGGGGCTATGTACCTCATG GTTGGAATTGAGATGGAACATTTCCCAGAATTTGAGAATGATGTGGAATTCACTGAGCAGTTATTTGCTGAGCAATCCGTCCACTGCCTCCCGGCAACA TGCTTCGAGTACCCAAATTTCTTCCGAGTGGTCATCACAATCCCCGAAGTGATGATGCTGGAGGCCTGCAGCCGGATCCAGGAGTTCTGTGAGCAGCACCACCATTGTGCTGAAGGGAGCCAGGAGGAGTGTGACAAATAG